The following coding sequences lie in one Streptomyces sp. NBC_00510 genomic window:
- a CDS encoding SDR family NAD(P)-dependent oxidoreductase, with amino-acid sequence MSPVSSVVLVTGASSGFGALAAHALASAGHTVYASMRDISGRNAERAAEVRERAAREGIDLRIVELDVLSQDSADRAVATVLSEAGRLDVLVHNAGHMVLGPTEAFTPEEMAAVYDTNVLGTQRVNRAALPHLRAQGHGLLLWVGSSSTRGGTPPYLAPYFAAKAAMDAVAVSYAAEVARFGIDTSIVVPGAFTSGTNHFANAGHPADTGTVAAYETRYEGLTEQVGRALAAITPADADVAEVAREIVRVVGLPAGKRPFRTHIDPADDGSEAVSVVADRIRQDFYHRIGLDDLLSPRAEA; translated from the coding sequence ATGTCCCCCGTGTCCTCCGTCGTCCTGGTCACCGGTGCGAGCTCCGGATTCGGCGCGCTGGCCGCCCACGCACTGGCCTCCGCGGGCCACACGGTCTACGCGAGCATGCGCGACATATCCGGCCGCAACGCCGAGCGTGCGGCGGAGGTACGTGAACGGGCCGCCCGCGAGGGCATCGACCTGCGGATCGTCGAACTCGACGTGCTGTCCCAGGACAGCGCGGACCGCGCCGTCGCCACCGTCCTGAGCGAGGCCGGCCGGCTGGACGTCCTGGTCCACAACGCGGGCCACATGGTGCTCGGCCCCACCGAGGCCTTCACCCCGGAGGAGATGGCCGCGGTCTACGACACCAATGTGCTGGGCACCCAGCGGGTGAACCGCGCCGCACTACCCCACCTGCGGGCGCAGGGACACGGTCTGCTGCTCTGGGTCGGATCCAGCAGCACCCGCGGCGGCACTCCGCCCTACCTGGCCCCGTACTTCGCAGCGAAGGCCGCCATGGACGCCGTCGCCGTCAGCTACGCCGCCGAGGTCGCCCGCTTCGGCATCGACACCTCCATCGTCGTCCCCGGCGCCTTCACCTCCGGCACGAACCACTTCGCCAACGCGGGCCACCCCGCCGACACCGGCACCGTCGCGGCCTACGAGACACGCTACGAGGGCCTGACCGAGCAGGTCGGCCGCGCCCTGGCCGCCATCACCCCGGCCGACGCCGACGTGGCGGAGGTGGCGCGCGAGATCGTCCGCGTCGTCGGGCTCCCCGCCGGCAAGCGGCCGTTCCGTACCCACATCGACCCCGCCGACGACGGCTCGGAGGCCGTCTCCGTGGTCGCCGACCGCATCCGCCAGGACTTCTACCACCGGATCGGCCTGGACGATCTGCTCAGCCCCCGCGCCGAAGCCTGA
- a CDS encoding tetratricopeptide repeat protein, with amino-acid sequence MSSPTTETFKRAVLFFNRQRYAAAARTLASIVDVAPRNMAVRMLLARSYYFSAQLSRAEAELRDLLRAEPQDAHAHLLLGRTLERQGRLAEAAPHLRLADAMTAWDLVVV; translated from the coding sequence ATGAGCAGTCCGACCACGGAGACGTTCAAGCGCGCCGTGCTCTTCTTCAACCGGCAGCGCTACGCCGCCGCGGCCCGGACGCTCGCGTCCATCGTGGACGTGGCGCCCCGCAACATGGCGGTGCGCATGCTGCTGGCCCGGTCGTACTACTTCTCCGCGCAGCTGTCGCGGGCCGAGGCGGAGCTGCGCGACCTCCTGCGTGCCGAGCCACAGGACGCGCACGCGCACCTCCTCCTCGGCCGCACGCTGGAGCGTCAGGGCCGGCTCGCCGAAGCGGCCCCCCACCTGCGGCTCGCCGACGCGATGACCGCCTGGGACCTCGTCGTGGTCTGA
- a CDS encoding sugar phosphate isomerase/epimerase, with product MTSTRRNSTPDPELSRKLSRRGMLGVAAGATAAALLGVTAPTAGAHDKAHDKAHGKGHGRPVLPPGRLGIQLYSLRDKVSTLGFAPVFAELQKYGYDEIEYAGYTQGSAGAITLAQLRRLARDHGLRAIGSHVGYYNDGDPGAYTFAQNLTKVLDDAEALGLKHIGTASGPWRYGSTVDGWKRCAEEFNAYGAAAKARGMKFYQHNHADEFSFATDRPNVRLYDVLLAETDPDLVYLEMDIYWAYAGQFRFSKRADGTPAPFDPLRYVLKQPDRYPLFHVKDGERDDTVGDGYRMVDVGDGDIDYQRFISAVTRTHGGRLDHHWQTEHDTPADSFSFARRSSAYLHSLREKDC from the coding sequence ATGACCAGCACGCGTCGTAACAGCACCCCCGACCCGGAGCTCAGCCGCAAGCTCAGCAGACGCGGCATGCTCGGCGTCGCCGCGGGGGCCACCGCCGCCGCGCTGCTCGGCGTGACCGCCCCCACGGCCGGCGCCCACGACAAGGCACACGACAAGGCACACGGCAAGGGCCACGGCCGCCCCGTCCTGCCTCCGGGCCGCCTCGGCATCCAGCTGTACTCGCTGCGCGACAAGGTCTCCACCCTCGGCTTCGCCCCCGTTTTCGCCGAACTCCAGAAGTACGGGTACGACGAGATCGAGTACGCCGGCTACACCCAGGGCTCCGCGGGCGCCATCACGCTCGCCCAGCTGCGCCGGCTCGCCCGTGACCACGGACTGCGCGCCATCGGCAGCCATGTCGGCTACTACAACGACGGCGACCCGGGCGCCTACACCTTCGCCCAGAACCTGACCAAGGTCCTCGACGACGCCGAGGCCCTCGGGTTGAAGCACATCGGCACCGCCTCCGGCCCCTGGCGGTACGGCAGCACCGTCGACGGCTGGAAGCGCTGCGCCGAGGAGTTCAACGCGTACGGCGCCGCCGCCAAGGCCCGCGGCATGAAGTTCTACCAGCACAACCACGCGGACGAGTTCTCCTTCGCGACCGACCGCCCGAACGTGCGGCTGTACGACGTCCTGCTCGCCGAGACCGACCCCGACCTGGTCTACCTGGAGATGGACATCTACTGGGCCTACGCCGGCCAGTTCCGCTTCTCCAAGCGGGCCGACGGCACCCCCGCCCCCTTCGACCCGCTGCGCTACGTCCTCAAGCAGCCCGACCGCTACCCGCTCTTCCACGTCAAGGACGGTGAGCGCGACGACACCGTCGGCGACGGCTACCGCATGGTCGACGTCGGCGACGGCGACATCGACTACCAGCGGTTCATCTCGGCGGTGACGCGCACGCACGGCGGCCGTCTCGACCACCACTGGCAGACGGAGCACGACACGCCGGCCGATTCCTTCAGCTTCGCCCGCAGGTCGAGCGCGTACCTGCACTCGCTGCGCGAGAAGGACTGCTGA
- a CDS encoding alpha/beta hydrolase — protein MTCPHVRSITRRKARYAVAVLLAAAASLTACGERATNALRVDHAVPADTPAPKVPCGNPPVRLDPQDQDFLDQLAAADGPPLYTLSYTAARDVLNKLQAGPVDMLPAQISERTVPGGPTGPVSVHVVRPEGAKGDLPGIVYIHGGGWVLGNFKTHERLVRELANGAQAAVVFVDYTPSPEAQFPVPIEQAYTVAKWVADHGGQIGVDPSRLAVAGDSVGGDMTAAVAMMAKQRGGPDFRRQVMLYPVTDANFDTASYNRFAENCWLTKPAMKWFWDAYAPRLKDRQNPLAAPLRATVDELRGLPPALMITDSDVLHDEGTAYAEKLRKAGVPVQLTHYPEITHDFMMLNALRGTESNKKAVAEATTALREALHGEDSGPAK, from the coding sequence ATGACCTGTCCGCACGTCCGGTCCATAACGCGACGCAAGGCACGCTACGCCGTCGCAGTCCTCCTCGCGGCGGCCGCGAGCCTCACAGCCTGCGGTGAGAGGGCGACGAACGCCCTGCGCGTCGACCACGCGGTGCCCGCCGACACGCCCGCGCCGAAGGTGCCGTGCGGCAACCCGCCGGTGCGGCTGGACCCGCAGGACCAGGACTTCCTCGACCAGCTGGCGGCGGCGGACGGCCCGCCGCTGTACACGCTCTCCTACACGGCCGCCCGGGACGTGCTGAACAAGCTGCAGGCGGGCCCGGTGGACATGCTCCCTGCGCAGATCAGCGAGCGGACCGTGCCCGGCGGACCGACCGGCCCGGTGTCCGTGCACGTCGTACGGCCCGAGGGCGCCAAGGGGGACCTGCCCGGGATCGTCTACATCCACGGTGGCGGGTGGGTGCTGGGCAACTTCAAGACCCACGAGCGCCTGGTGCGCGAGCTCGCCAACGGCGCGCAGGCGGCGGTGGTCTTCGTCGACTACACCCCCTCGCCCGAGGCCCAGTTCCCCGTGCCGATCGAGCAGGCGTACACCGTGGCCAAATGGGTCGCCGACCACGGCGGCCAGATCGGTGTGGACCCCTCGCGGCTGGCCGTCGCCGGCGACTCCGTGGGCGGTGACATGACCGCCGCCGTGGCGATGATGGCCAAGCAGCGCGGCGGACCCGACTTCCGCCGCCAGGTGATGCTGTACCCGGTCACGGACGCGAACTTCGACACCGCCTCGTACAACCGCTTCGCGGAGAACTGCTGGCTCACCAAGCCCGCGATGAAGTGGTTCTGGGACGCGTACGCCCCCCGCCTCAAGGACCGGCAGAACCCACTGGCCGCCCCGCTGCGCGCCACGGTCGACGAGCTGCGCGGCCTGCCGCCGGCGCTGATGATCACGGATTCCGACGTGCTCCACGACGAGGGCACCGCGTACGCGGAGAAGCTGCGGAAGGCCGGTGTGCCCGTGCAGCTCACGCACTACCCCGAGATCACGCACGACTTCATGATGCTCAACGCCCTGCGCGGCACCGAGTCCAACAAGAAGGCGGTGGCCGAGGCCACCACGGCGCTGCGCGAGGCGCTGCACGGGGAGGACTCCGGCCCCGCCAAGTGA
- a CDS encoding alkaline phosphatase family protein, translated as MTDTAGPAPLLVLDVVGLTPRLLDHMPHLKRLADSGSQAPLGTVLPAVTCAAQSTFLTGAPPAGHGIVGNGWYFRELGDVLLWRQHNGLVAGDKLWDAARRAHPGYTVANICWWYAMGADTDVTVTPRPVYYADGRKEPDCYTRPPELHDELTDAFGTFPLFHFWGPGADIVSSRWIIDATRHILRTRTPDLALCYLPHLDYDLQRFGPDDPRSRRAATELDEALAPLLDDARQEGRTVVALSEYAITPVSRPVDINRELRRAGLLEVHTQDGMEYLDAMASRAFAVADHQIAHVYVRRPEDLEATRKVLAALPGVAELLDDEGKKRHGLDHPRSGELVAVADPDAWFTYYYWLDDDRAPDFARLVEIHRKPGYDPVELFMDPADPYVRVKAATALARKKLGMRYRMAVVPLDPSPIRGSHGRLPTSDEEGPLILCSIPRAVDGRVAATEVKSLLLRLAGLH; from the coding sequence ATGACCGACACCGCCGGGCCGGCCCCCCTCCTCGTCCTCGACGTCGTCGGCCTCACCCCCCGGCTCCTGGATCACATGCCGCATCTGAAGCGGCTCGCCGACAGCGGCTCACAGGCCCCGCTCGGCACCGTCCTGCCCGCCGTGACCTGCGCCGCCCAGTCCACCTTCCTCACCGGTGCGCCGCCCGCCGGGCACGGCATCGTCGGCAACGGCTGGTACTTCCGCGAACTCGGCGACGTCCTGCTGTGGCGCCAGCACAACGGTCTCGTCGCGGGCGACAAGCTGTGGGACGCCGCCCGCCGTGCCCACCCGGGCTACACCGTGGCCAACATCTGCTGGTGGTACGCCATGGGCGCCGACACCGATGTCACGGTCACCCCACGCCCCGTCTACTACGCGGACGGCCGCAAGGAGCCCGACTGCTACACCCGGCCCCCCGAGCTCCACGACGAGCTCACCGACGCCTTCGGAACCTTCCCCCTCTTCCACTTCTGGGGCCCCGGCGCCGACATCGTTTCCAGCCGCTGGATCATCGACGCCACCCGGCACATCCTGCGCACCCGCACACCCGACCTCGCCCTCTGCTACCTCCCGCACCTCGACTACGACCTGCAGCGGTTCGGCCCGGACGACCCCCGCTCCCGCCGTGCGGCCACCGAGCTGGACGAGGCCCTGGCCCCGCTCCTCGACGACGCACGCCAGGAGGGCCGCACGGTGGTGGCGCTCTCCGAGTACGCCATCACGCCGGTCAGCCGGCCCGTCGACATCAACCGCGAGCTGCGGCGCGCCGGGCTGCTGGAGGTCCACACCCAGGACGGGATGGAGTACCTCGACGCGATGGCCTCCCGCGCGTTCGCGGTCGCCGACCATCAGATCGCCCACGTGTACGTGCGCCGTCCCGAGGACCTCGAAGCCACCCGCAAGGTCCTCGCCGCCCTGCCGGGCGTCGCCGAACTCCTCGACGACGAGGGCAAGAAGCGCCACGGTCTGGACCATCCGCGCTCCGGCGAGCTCGTCGCCGTGGCGGACCCGGACGCCTGGTTCACGTACTACTACTGGCTCGACGACGACAGGGCACCCGACTTCGCCCGGCTCGTCGAGATCCACCGCAAACCCGGCTACGACCCCGTCGAGCTGTTCATGGACCCCGCGGACCCCTACGTCCGCGTCAAGGCTGCCACCGCACTGGCCCGCAAGAAGCTCGGCATGCGCTACCGCATGGCGGTCGTGCCGCTCGACCCCTCGCCTATTCGCGGCAGCCACGGCCGCCTCCCGACGAGCGACGAAGAAGGTCCGCTCATCCTCTGCTCCATCCCCCGTGCCGTCGACGGCCGCGTCGCGGCCACCGAAGTGAAGTCCCTGCTCCTGCGCCTGGCAGGACTCCACTGA
- a CDS encoding SDR family oxidoreductase — translation MTETTTTRRVAIVTGGSRGIGREVALRLAADGQAVVVAYAGNQADADATVTQIAAIGGSGLAVRADVADEKAVQELFDAAEREFGGVDVVVNSAGLMILNTVADFDLDALDRMHRTNIRGTFVVNQQAARRLREGGAVINVSSSQTRIATPTYAAYAASKGAVEAISLILARELRGRDITVNAVAPGPVATDLFLNGKDEATIERFAKLNPLERLGSPQDIAEIVSFLAGPGRWINGQTIFANGGAA, via the coding sequence ATGACCGAGACCACCACCACCCGCCGCGTCGCGATCGTCACGGGCGGCTCCCGCGGCATCGGCCGAGAGGTCGCGCTGCGCCTGGCCGCCGACGGCCAGGCGGTCGTCGTCGCCTACGCCGGCAACCAGGCCGACGCCGACGCGACCGTCACCCAGATCGCGGCCATCGGCGGTTCCGGTCTCGCGGTACGGGCCGACGTCGCCGACGAGAAGGCGGTCCAGGAGCTCTTCGACGCCGCGGAGCGGGAGTTCGGCGGTGTGGACGTCGTGGTCAACTCGGCCGGCCTCATGATCCTTAACACGGTGGCGGACTTCGACCTCGACGCCCTCGACCGCATGCACCGCACCAACATCCGCGGCACCTTCGTGGTCAACCAGCAGGCCGCCCGCAGGCTCCGCGAGGGCGGCGCCGTGATCAACGTGTCCTCGTCCCAGACCCGGATCGCCACGCCGACCTACGCGGCGTACGCCGCGTCGAAGGGGGCGGTCGAGGCCATCAGCCTGATCCTGGCCCGGGAGCTGCGCGGCCGCGACATCACCGTGAACGCCGTCGCGCCCGGCCCGGTCGCCACCGACCTGTTCCTCAACGGCAAGGACGAGGCGACGATAGAGCGGTTCGCGAAGCTGAACCCCCTCGAGCGCCTCGGCTCCCCGCAGGACATCGCCGAGATCGTCTCCTTCCTGGCCGGCCCCGGTCGCTGGATCAACGGTCAGACGATCTTCGCCAACGGCGGAGCGGCCTGA
- a CDS encoding TetR/AcrR family transcriptional regulator yields MDERATTRERIMSAAAALLAEGGRDAVSTRSVSKAAAVQPPTIYRQFGDMQGLLDAVAAEGFADYLHRKTDRVRATDPVEDLRWGWDLHIDFGVANPEIYQLMFGQPRPGAEPAAVTESFNVLRGLVTRVAEAGRLSVDVERAMLMIHSAGCGVVLTLIATVPEARDPELSPRTREAILAAITTAEPEEAAEEERRSITRTVAFKAVLPEIGEILTPGERILLNELLDRITHSA; encoded by the coding sequence ATGGATGAAAGGGCGACCACCCGAGAGCGGATCATGTCCGCCGCCGCTGCCCTGCTCGCCGAGGGCGGCCGCGACGCGGTCTCGACCCGGTCGGTCAGCAAGGCGGCGGCCGTTCAGCCGCCGACCATCTACCGGCAGTTCGGCGACATGCAGGGCCTGCTCGACGCCGTCGCGGCGGAGGGCTTCGCCGACTACCTGCACCGCAAGACCGACCGGGTGCGGGCCACCGACCCGGTCGAGGACCTGCGCTGGGGCTGGGACCTGCACATCGATTTCGGTGTGGCCAACCCGGAGATATACCAGCTGATGTTCGGTCAGCCCAGGCCCGGGGCCGAGCCGGCGGCCGTGACGGAGTCCTTCAACGTCCTCCGCGGCCTGGTGACCCGGGTCGCCGAGGCGGGCCGGCTGAGCGTCGACGTGGAACGCGCCATGCTGATGATCCACTCGGCCGGCTGCGGGGTCGTCCTGACGCTGATCGCCACGGTGCCCGAGGCTCGCGACCCGGAGCTGTCGCCCCGGACGCGGGAGGCCATACTCGCCGCCATCACCACCGCGGAGCCCGAGGAGGCCGCCGAGGAGGAGCGCCGGTCGATCACCCGTACCGTCGCCTTCAAGGCCGTGCTCCCCGAGATCGGGGAGATCCTCACGCCCGGTGAACGCATCCTGCTGAACGAGCTGCTGGACCGCATCACGCACTCCGCCTGA
- a CDS encoding nuclear transport factor 2 family protein, whose product MTTSEFPELPEPVRRAVAAANAHDTEAFLDQFTEHGAVDDWGRRFEGREAVEGWSDREFIGVKVSLKVTAVTRRGDQVIVSAQVGGDGFNGPSDFAFTVEDDRVALMRITG is encoded by the coding sequence ATGACCACCTCCGAGTTTCCCGAGCTTCCCGAGCCCGTTCGGCGTGCCGTCGCCGCGGCGAACGCCCATGACACCGAGGCCTTCCTCGACCAGTTCACCGAGCACGGCGCGGTGGACGACTGGGGCCGCCGCTTCGAGGGCCGTGAAGCGGTCGAGGGATGGAGCGACCGCGAGTTCATCGGCGTCAAGGTCTCCCTGAAGGTCACCGCGGTGACCCGGCGGGGGGACCAGGTGATCGTCTCCGCCCAGGTCGGCGGCGACGGATTCAATGGCCCGTCGGACTTCGCCTTCACCGTCGAGGACGACAGGGTCGCCCTGATGAGGATCACCGGCTGA
- a CDS encoding TatD family hydrolase, translated as MRIFDPHIHMTSRTTDDYEAMYAAGVRALVEPSFWLGQPRTCPESFFDYFDSLLGWEPFRAAQYGIAHHCTVALNPKEANDPRCLPVLDALPRFLVKDNVVAVGEIGYDSMTPAEDTALATQLQLAADHGLPALVHTPHRDKLTGMRRTIDVVRESALDPEHVLLDHLNETTVKEAADSGCWLGFSIYPDTKMDEDRMVAVLKAYGTEKTLVNSAADWGKSDPLKTRRTADAMLAAGFTDDDVDQVLWRNPVAFYGRSGKLQLDVPAPADLHEGNSILRGGE; from the coding sequence ATGCGCATCTTCGACCCCCACATCCACATGACCTCCCGCACCACGGACGACTACGAGGCCATGTACGCCGCCGGTGTCCGCGCCCTGGTCGAACCCTCCTTCTGGCTCGGTCAGCCCCGCACCTGCCCCGAGTCCTTCTTCGACTACTTCGACTCCCTCCTGGGGTGGGAACCCTTCCGCGCCGCGCAGTACGGCATCGCCCACCACTGCACCGTCGCCCTGAACCCCAAGGAGGCGAACGACCCGCGCTGCCTCCCCGTCCTCGACGCGCTGCCCCGCTTCCTCGTCAAGGACAACGTCGTCGCCGTCGGCGAGATCGGGTACGACTCGATGACCCCCGCCGAGGACACCGCCCTCGCCACCCAGCTCCAGCTCGCCGCCGACCACGGACTGCCCGCCCTCGTCCACACCCCGCACCGCGACAAGCTCACCGGGATGCGCCGCACCATCGACGTCGTCCGCGAGTCCGCGCTCGACCCCGAGCACGTCCTGCTCGACCACCTGAACGAGACCACGGTGAAGGAGGCCGCCGACAGCGGCTGCTGGCTGGGCTTCTCCATCTACCCCGACACCAAGATGGACGAGGACCGCATGGTCGCCGTGCTGAAGGCCTACGGCACCGAGAAGACACTGGTCAACTCCGCGGCCGACTGGGGGAAGAGCGACCCCCTCAAGACCCGCAGGACCGCGGACGCGATGCTCGCCGCCGGCTTCACCGACGACGACGTCGACCAGGTCCTGTGGCGCAACCCCGTCGCCTTCTACGGCCGCAGCGGCAAGCTGCAGCTCGACGTCCCCGCCCCCGCGGACCTGCACGAGGGCAACTCCATCCTCCGCGGCGGGGAATGA
- the eboE gene encoding metabolite traffic protein EboE has protein sequence MRFRHPDGSVVHLAYCTNVHPAETLDGVLSQLRDHCEPVRKRLGRDRLGIGLWLAKDAARALHTDPAALRGLRTALDRRGLEVVTLNGFPYQGFGAAEVKYRVYRPDWTEPERLAYTSGLADLLAALLPADVTEGSISTLPLAWRTLWDDRAARSARTALTTLAGRLDALAELTGKSIRIALEPEPGCIVETTADAIEPLTAIAHPRIGVCVDTCHLATSFEEPAAALDALTAAGITIPKVQLSAALHAEHPHLQDVRDALAAFSEPRFLHQTRARTAGGLHGTDDLHQALTEGPLPTGAPWRAHFHVPLHAPPAPPLTSTVPVLKDALARLVGGPSPLTHHLEVETYTWQALPAELRPRTRAQLADGIAAELGLARDLLHDLGLKELP, from the coding sequence ATGCGCTTCCGGCACCCCGACGGCTCCGTCGTCCACCTGGCCTACTGCACCAACGTCCATCCCGCGGAGACGCTCGACGGAGTCCTCTCGCAGCTCCGCGACCACTGCGAACCCGTCCGCAAACGGCTGGGCCGGGACCGCCTCGGCATCGGTCTGTGGCTCGCCAAGGACGCCGCGCGCGCCCTCCACACCGATCCGGCGGCCCTGCGCGGGCTGCGCACCGCACTCGACCGCCGCGGCCTCGAGGTCGTCACCCTCAACGGCTTCCCCTACCAGGGCTTCGGCGCCGCCGAGGTCAAGTACCGGGTCTACCGGCCGGACTGGACCGAGCCCGAGCGGCTCGCCTACACCAGCGGCCTCGCCGACCTCCTCGCCGCCCTGCTCCCCGCCGACGTCACCGAAGGATCGATCTCCACCCTCCCGCTCGCCTGGCGCACCCTCTGGGACGACCGCGCCGCACGGAGCGCCAGGACCGCCCTCACCACCCTCGCCGGACGGCTCGACGCGCTGGCCGAACTCACCGGCAAGTCCATCAGGATCGCCCTGGAACCCGAACCGGGTTGCATCGTCGAGACCACCGCGGACGCGATAGAGCCCCTCACGGCGATCGCCCACCCCCGCATCGGCGTGTGCGTCGACACCTGCCATCTCGCCACCTCCTTCGAAGAGCCCGCCGCCGCGCTGGACGCGCTGACCGCGGCGGGCATCACCATCCCCAAGGTCCAACTCTCCGCCGCCCTGCACGCCGAACACCCGCACCTGCAGGACGTACGCGACGCGCTCGCCGCCTTCTCCGAACCCCGTTTCCTCCACCAGACGCGCGCCCGCACCGCCGGCGGCCTGCACGGCACCGACGACCTCCACCAGGCGCTCACCGAGGGGCCGCTCCCCACCGGCGCACCCTGGCGCGCCCACTTCCACGTGCCGCTGCACGCACCGCCGGCGCCTCCGCTCACCTCCACCGTCCCCGTCCTGAAGGACGCCCTCGCCCGCCTCGTCGGCGGCCCGTCCCCGCTGACCCACCACCTCGAGGTCGAGACCTACACCTGGCAGGCCCTCCCCGCCGAGCTGCGCCCACGCACCCGCGCCCAGCTCGCCGACGGCATCGCCGCGGAACTCGGTCTGGCCCGCGACCTCCTCCACGACCTCGGCCTGAAGGAACTCCCATGA